The window AGTACTAATACCACCTCTTCCATACGCAAGCTCATCCCTCTCATCACCATCCGGCGCAAACGACCTCATAATATCCCAAGTAGAGCTATTATGATCAATAACCGGCAACGCAATAGCCGGAGGAGGCGTCAAAACCGGAGGCCTAGCACCATTAATCCCTCTAACATTACCAACCCTAACAAACTCCTTATCCGCCTCACCACGATTACTAACATTCATCTTACTAACTCCAACAGACCCCTTGTCCCCGTCATCACGATCACTCACAATACCTTTACTAATCCTAACAGACTCCTTGTCCACCTCACCACGATCACCAACATTCGCCTTACTAATCCTACCAGACTCCTCGCCCACAGCATCACCATCACGATCACGAACACGCACATTTTCACTAAAATTATCACTCAATTCACTAACTCTAAAGCTCATATCCAAATTATTCAACCTCGACCGCGGCAAAATATCCGAAGACGATCGGAGCTTCCGGGACTCCCATTCAGCAGCCGGAATCGCAAAATCATCCGGTCCCGAAAGTCCCAAActctgacaaatcacatcaaACTCTCCATCAATCCCTTCAATTCGAAAGCTCGTCCGATCGTTAAACGGAGGTATATCAAGCGAGCGAGTCCGGATCGGTGAGTCAGGCGAGACAAAGGAGCCCGAGTTGGACGTAGAAGGCTCGTAATCGACGTTTTTGAGCGCGTTTCGACGATCGAGCTTGGGCTTTCGAGCTTTCTTGTGCTTTGACTCCATTGACTTGTGGTTAAATAATCGAGGTATCTGatgcatatatatgtgtgtgtatagttCAGTTATAGTAGCTTCATCTTTGGGGCTCTAGGGTTTATGTGAATTTTAGTTgagtttctctctctagaaattgTTTGTTGTTGTTGGTGGCTAGAGACtagagagagaaggggaaaTGTTTGACTAGTACTTTTATTACAGGACAGGAGGTAAACGAACATGATAAAAGACGCGGTAATGAAGTGGGGTCCAGAGGAAGTAGTTTATGCAAGAGGAGAGACTGACTTTGTTTTCATTGCGAGACGGCGAGACCGCTACTTCTGACCGCCAACTTATTTCGATTTCGTGCACGAATTTAACTCGGACCTCCGAATTCCGATCTCAATCAATATTCTTCATGTTTCGTGAGATTAATGTGGGTGCTAATTATCAAactgataattatatttatgtagATAATGTTAAACTGATCACAGATATTTGTGAAATTTCAATCGAATGATAAGAATGAattaatgatattatttttattttaattttaattttttttgggaaaaaaattaattgaataatgaaAAATCATACCGCGTCTACAAGAACAATCGGgtcgaacaaatataaaacagatCATATTGTTGATTAATCTACTCTTTATAAAGAACAATCAAGTGACTTGTTGAAACTTCGCTTTCACTAAAACCGATTTGACCTGTCAATCATAATTGTCATTCCATATAAATCTATCATCGAATCAAATCCTTCAAAATCCGATAGATATAACTTCTTAGACATTGAATCAAACCAAAACGTATCAAAAACACACACCAAGCTCTCAGAAAGAAagaataaacaaaacataattaattgagaacaaaactcacccaaaaaattttataaaaaaaaatacaatcttaaaatataaaaatccttACATGAAGAGGAGtattataaataaagaaaataattaatttgggGTTTTCTACCGATGAAAACGGATAGAAGTCCTTCATGCGGTTAGGATAAAGGAAGAAACTAAGAGGAGCTTTTTTGGGTTCCAAGAAGAGAGTGGTTAATTGTTATGAAGTAACGATATTATTCTTATTATAATtgttagatttttttaatacaaatcGTAATGATAATACATGAAACTTACGAGACATGatgtagtagtagtagtatacttaaatatttgagaaatatatataaactaaagaAGATTTTGTGAATACATGTACATGTATATAGAAATTTTGTGAATACATAAACAAGAATACAAGATATTTTGTCGTTCAATCTACATATAAGGACTGAGTTATTGGTAAAGAAATTTGAAGATAAAAAATCTTGAATCAGAAAATAGTTACGATATAATTTgttgtttgaatgaaattgtGGAGGAAAAAGGAAGAAATTCACGGTAGACATAAAATATGCATGGTATGATTTGTTGTTTCAATGAAATTGTTAAACTACATATAGTATTGATACCGAAACAAATAGACCGTGTTTTGTCATgtaatttgagaaaaaatttgAGAAGTTTTTTGACACAGCTGCCGTAGTTatgattttgtaaatatatttttatactcagtaacatatcttcataaaattataaagagAAGTGCATACAACAACCAAATTAAAGTTTTCAAGGAGGCAACTGATGAACCATTTACATGTAATGAACATATAAAAGAAGATTGAATGATAAGCTACCATGTTAATTAGCAGCACATTCTTCCACAAAGAGGCGCAGTGAATTTCTATATTGCAGTGCAAACTCATCCAGATAATCTTCGTCTGTGTCAAGTTCAGAGAATGCGCGACGTAGATAATGAGGTTGGCCACCATCCCATTCTGGTGTATTCCATTTCAAAGCATCCCACCATTCACTCTCTCCTCTAATTTCTATAAAATCTTTATTGCACATTCCCAGGGAAGGAAGTCTTTTTAGCTTCGGGCAATCATAAATGACTAGATTTTCCAGTTCCGAACCAATGCTTAAGCCACTAGATATGCTCACCAACTCGGGTAGGTAGAGAAGTgacaatttttttaatccagGGAGAGTTTCTTTAGATGTCAATTGAGTCGAGTCTTCAGCTATTAGGTTTGTGATTTTGCAGCAATCCTCAACTATTATTTCTTGCAAGTTATGTAGATCTCCTAGTAGCACTGGAGTGAAAACGGTGGTCAAGTTTGGGCACATATGCAGGACCAGTACCCTCAAAGTACGCAAGCAACATCCAGTACCTGGCCCGTTCCAGATTACCTCTAAATTCTTTAGGTAGTGAATGGCCAAGTATTGCAATGAAAGAAGATTCTCTCCTTTGTTAGCTACCCTGTGATTAAAGTCACTACCATCAAAAACAACTTGCATCTCATTGCAATCCACCAACAAGCAGAACTTCAACTCATTAGATTCCTTTAAGATGGAGAGATTCTGCATAGTCCAGTGACGATCTagatacaaagcatttgcatgTTTCAGTGCTTCAGCAAACTGAGTCGTGATGTCCTCGCCATTAATGTATTTTAGACACTTCTTTAATTTCAGGAACTCCTCCTCAAGGTCACTTGGAAGACGAGATATGAAATGCTGAGAACAAGGACCAATaatgaaattgaaatttgataaattttggtAGATAGGCAAGTCATCGTTGTTCCACTTAAGCTCCACGAGATCATTAAGAAGTTCAGTAGTTGGGAGATACAACTTGAGAGTTTTTAGTTTTCTCAGACTAGGCAGGTCTTCAATGATAGCCTTCATTGCAGCATTACACCAGACATCCTGTGGATCAACAACTATGCTTAGTTCCTTCAACCGACTGAGTTTTGACAGTACTGCCGCCGGGATTATGGAAActattttcttgctttttcTGTAGCTCTCAGCATCATACAAGGAAATCTTTAAACACTTTAAGTTAGTTAACTCTTTGAGTTCATCTGGTAAACAAACAAGGTCAGTTCCTTCAAGATCCAACACTTTGAGATTCGTAAGGGCACTGATTTCAGGTGGCAGTTCCATCAGAAGTTCACAACGTCGCAAAATAAGTTGTTCCAGTGCGAACAATTCAAAAACAGGTGGCGccaaatttttaatacttgTGTCTGACATATCTAGGACTTTCAGAGCTGGCATATGCTTAAAGAATGAAGGAGGAATATAACTCAAATGAAGGTTTGAATGCAGATATAACTCTTCGAGATCTGGGAAGCTTAAATTATCTGGAATCTCGGGGATTTGGGAATTACTTATGGAGATCACCTTAAGGCTCCTCACTGCTACAGATTTGGATTTGAGGAATTCATATTGCACTCCATTTTCCAACAGACTAAATAAGTCTGTAATGTCAAGAAGACTACCCTCACTTTTATGGAAGTCTAGTAGTACTTCCATTCTGCATCACAAAAATTGAGGTATAGACATGAGTATATTACACATACGCAATTTGTCCGCATATGTACAAGTTGACGACATAACTAAGTAAATAACAACAACAGGTTTCTTCATTGACACATTTCAGATATCTTATATTTTTAGAGCTGCgagaagaatttttttaatactcgACTGACCAGATCCATTGGTcagtattttttattgatacTTGGACGAATTTCTATAACTAACTTGGCATTTACACAATATAGCAAGACATCAGCATAGATATACAAGTATTTTTCTTTTGGTAAGAAGTTGATGCTTGCAAGATATTCCTAGCACTTGCAATATTAGTTTATTTGTAATTCCTAATTGCTTATGTCCCGTCCATTAGGGTTTAATTTCAGTACTTAAACTACGTTGCATTTCCGTTCCTAGACATGGTAATTGGAATGCTAGTGAATTGCCTAATTGAGATCCATAGTTTTTCTCCCTTCTGCAGTTGGGAGCTCTTGGGATACTGAATTTGCAGTGG of the Daucus carota subsp. sativus chromosome 4, DH1 v3.0, whole genome shotgun sequence genome contains:
- the LOC108218363 gene encoding uncharacterized protein LOC108218363, with amino-acid sequence MESKSKPEKARYPKLKNLDYDTFTSRGTTSDFDDRSFRVLGIDGEFDAIFQSLGLSGPDDFAIPAADWESMKLRSSWGKSFRDGELSDKFSENVRVTVSNVRGISGARPPVLTPPPWDIMRLFAPHGDENVNVRDYGDVDKESARISNENKLIGNVGDYDDMDNESYFSDEYDSSSITTYSSTTTVSRTTISSWQKGRLLGRGSLGSVYEGITDGGFFFAVKEISLLHQGRQSISQLEQEIHLLSKCEHENIVRYLGTEQTESNLYIFLELASKGSLLSLYQQYHFRDPLVSVYTRQILNGLKYLHDGNVVHRDIKCANILVDTNGTVKLADFGLAKSSKLNDVQSCKGTAFWMAPEVVNRSRSYGLAADIWSLGCTVLEILTGQHPYYPLDAMQAVYRIGNCIPPRVPEYISIEARDFILKCLQVNPSSRPTAAQLLNHPFVKKSFHYGEVVSAQGKSRPVISSWEKGKLLVLGLFGSVYEGSAEMEVLLDFHKSEGSLLDITDLFSLLENGVQYEFLKSKSVAVRSLKVISISNSQIPEIPDNLSFPDLEELYLHSNLHLSYIPPSFFKHMPALKVLDMSDTSIKNLAPPVFELFALEQLILRRCELLMELPPEISALTNLKVLDLEGTDLVCLPDELKELTNLKCLKISLYDAESYRKSKKIVSIIPAAVLSKLSRLKELSIVVDPQDVWCNAAMKAIIEDLPSLRKLKTLKLYLPTTELLNDLVELKWNNDDLPIYQNLSNFNFIIGPCSQHFISRLPSDLEEEFLKLKKCLKYINGEDITTQFAEALKHANALYLDRHWTMQNLSILKESNELKFCLLVDCNEMQVVFDGSDFNHRVANKGENLLSLQYLAIHYLKNLEVIWNGPGTGCCLRTLRVLVLHMCPNLTTVFTPVLLGDLHNLQEIIVEDCCKITNLIAEDSTQLTSKETLPGLKKLSLLYLPELVSISSGLSIGSELENLVIYDCPKLKRLPSLGMCNKDFIEIRGESEWWDALKWNTPEWDGGQPHYLRRAFSELDTDEDYLDEFALQYRNSLRLFVEECAAN